One window from the genome of Thermaerobacter marianensis DSM 12885 encodes:
- a CDS encoding adenine deaminase C-terminal domain-containing protein, which translates to MLETHSAPNARGATATRDWRHETPALRQLAVQVALGLRPPDVWFRGGTVLNVYTGQWERAEVWVAGPRIAYVGPDEPVPGPNTRVIDCSGRYLVPGYLEIHAHPFQLYSPRALGAAIAPRGTTTLVSDTLLLGQILGRRLVAALDAGLVAPVRDLWGLRVAPQTVTRERAAFARPSPAVRAAAGGPGGAGASGSAGGGRRAAEAGDPAQVPPPSSARGAADDGAPAQDAAPAGAVDFAAAYGMTPEEGIALLHHPRVVEVFEWTSWAGTLRRGEPLPAVLAAGLRLGLPVDGHAPGASARTLAALAAAGVGDCHESIRPEEVLDRVRAGLFAILRHSSLRPDLPELIAAAREAFARGFGHRLALTTDGPTPAMVQEGFIDLALRIVMDGGLEPAQAYQMVTVNPAAYLGLDRYLGAVAPGRLADLNLLARPDDPVPVEVWIDGRPVAREGRLLEEPAPLDWTALGMGPRRLEVRAEAVVRAVRVPHREPGEREPGRRAAEERDLGKQNPGALPPAVRQPGGLGTGHRASLPVVRLLNAVITRLEMREVELDATGVPVLPPGDDLLMAALFDPGSGTVTRALVAGFGAGVQGLASTYTMSGGMLVLGRDPEAMARAAQGAAGGGIVLVEGERVLFHLPLPLGGFLSDLDVPQLARRCRELAALLRERGHPFHDPIYTLLFLSADHLPGPRLTPAGLWDVKGHRLLVPAEKVAGIGPAAGWRDASG; encoded by the coding sequence ATGCTGGAAACCCATTCGGCCCCCAATGCCCGCGGGGCCACCGCGACCCGGGACTGGCGGCATGAGACCCCTGCCTTGCGCCAGCTGGCCGTACAGGTCGCCCTCGGCCTGCGGCCGCCCGACGTCTGGTTTCGCGGCGGGACGGTGCTCAACGTCTACACCGGCCAGTGGGAACGGGCCGAGGTCTGGGTCGCCGGCCCGCGGATTGCCTACGTCGGCCCCGACGAGCCCGTCCCCGGTCCCAACACCCGGGTGATCGACTGCAGCGGCCGCTACCTGGTTCCCGGCTACCTCGAGATCCACGCCCATCCCTTCCAGCTCTACTCTCCCCGGGCGCTGGGTGCGGCCATCGCCCCCCGGGGCACGACGACCCTGGTCAGCGACACGCTGCTGTTGGGGCAGATCCTGGGGCGCCGGCTGGTGGCGGCTCTCGATGCCGGTCTCGTCGCCCCCGTTCGCGACCTCTGGGGCCTGCGGGTGGCGCCGCAGACGGTGACGCGGGAGCGGGCCGCCTTCGCCCGCCCCAGCCCGGCCGTGCGCGCTGCCGCCGGCGGGCCCGGCGGAGCCGGCGCATCCGGGTCCGCCGGTGGCGGCCGTCGGGCGGCCGAAGCAGGCGATCCTGCGCAAGTTCCCCCGCCATCGTCGGCCCGCGGTGCAGCCGACGATGGCGCACCCGCACAAGACGCCGCGCCGGCCGGCGCCGTCGACTTTGCCGCCGCCTACGGCATGACGCCCGAAGAGGGCATCGCCCTCCTCCACCACCCGAGGGTGGTGGAGGTCTTCGAGTGGACCAGCTGGGCGGGCACCCTGCGCCGGGGAGAGCCCCTACCGGCCGTCCTGGCGGCGGGCCTGCGGCTCGGGCTCCCGGTCGACGGTCACGCCCCCGGGGCGTCGGCCCGCACCCTGGCCGCCCTGGCCGCCGCCGGGGTGGGCGACTGCCACGAGAGCATCCGGCCGGAGGAGGTCCTGGATCGGGTGCGGGCGGGGCTGTTCGCCATCCTGCGCCACAGTTCCCTGCGGCCCGACCTGCCGGAGCTGATCGCCGCGGCCCGCGAGGCCTTCGCCCGGGGGTTCGGCCACCGTCTGGCCCTGACCACCGACGGGCCCACCCCGGCCATGGTGCAGGAGGGGTTCATCGACCTGGCACTGCGGATCGTCATGGACGGCGGCCTCGAACCCGCCCAGGCCTATCAAATGGTGACCGTCAACCCCGCCGCGTACCTGGGCCTCGACCGCTACCTGGGTGCCGTCGCCCCCGGGCGCCTGGCGGACCTCAACCTGCTGGCCCGGCCCGACGACCCCGTGCCCGTGGAGGTATGGATCGACGGGCGCCCCGTGGCCCGGGAAGGGCGCCTGCTGGAGGAACCGGCCCCCCTGGACTGGACGGCCCTGGGGATGGGCCCGCGGCGGCTGGAGGTGAGGGCGGAGGCGGTGGTCCGGGCGGTGCGGGTGCCCCACCGCGAACCCGGGGAACGGGAGCCCGGCCGGCGGGCCGCTGAAGAGCGGGATCTTGGAAAACAGAACCCTGGGGCCCTGCCCCCCGCGGTACGGCAGCCTGGCGGTCTCGGAACCGGTCACCGGGCGAGCCTGCCCGTCGTCCGGCTGCTCAACGCCGTGATCACCCGGCTGGAGATGCGGGAGGTGGAGCTGGACGCCACCGGGGTCCCGGTCCTGCCGCCGGGGGACGACCTGCTCATGGCGGCGCTGTTCGATCCCGGCAGCGGCACGGTGACCCGCGCCCTGGTGGCAGGGTTCGGAGCCGGGGTCCAGGGGCTGGCGTCGACTTACACCATGTCGGGCGGGATGCTGGTCCTGGGCCGGGATCCGGAGGCCATGGCACGCGCGGCGCAGGGGGCGGCCGGCGGCGGCATCGTGCTGGTGGAGGGCGAGCGGGTGCTCTTCCACCTGCCCCTGCCCCTCGGCGGGTTCCTCTCCGACCTGGACGTGCCCCAGCTGGCCCGGCGCTGCCGGGAGCTGGCCGCCCTGCTCCGGGAGCGGGGCCACCCCTTCCACGACCCGATCTACACCCTGCTCTTCCTCTCCGCCGACCACCTGCCGGGGCCCCGCCTGACCCCGGCGGGCCTGTGGGACGTCAAGGGACACCGGCTGCTGGTGCCGGCGGAGAAGGTCGCAGGGATCGGGCCGGCGGCAGGGTGGCGGGACGCATCCGGCTGA
- a CDS encoding YeeE/YedE family protein yields MELGWSTLLVLGAVFGLMYGFLLQRGDFCFTSAFRDLYAFRHTRVLQGIVTAVAVTTLGWGLAMTAGWATPDRLWVPPVGWNSFLGGFLFGVAMYVAGGCASGTLYRAGMGYGQFWLTLLGMGAGYYAFLRLFPGVLQPYFFQPLQITGPVTLYRILPWPPLLTALLAVAVLLAAVAVVAGPRSLARSAVEVAAFFRQGPAVLLRLRSWDTRAVGLLLGIVSTVQFSLWTIWGITGPETRLVAAAWGALDDPARVAANPYVANLFRGYPGLVLGPEEVLILGIIAGAALSARLNGTFRWRKPRLQRLPNALAGGFLLAFASRLTPGCNIGNILSGLPALSLHSLLATAGIATGIYAAWKVAHLRQAAVLQSCQVEPAAAGRSLPATPAPASRSLAAGPTGSR; encoded by the coding sequence ATGGAACTCGGCTGGTCCACGCTTCTCGTGCTGGGCGCCGTGTTCGGCCTCATGTACGGTTTTCTGCTCCAGCGCGGGGACTTCTGCTTCACGTCGGCCTTCCGCGATCTCTACGCCTTCCGCCACACCCGCGTCCTGCAGGGCATCGTCACCGCCGTGGCCGTCACCACCCTGGGCTGGGGTCTGGCCATGACGGCGGGCTGGGCGACGCCCGACCGGCTGTGGGTGCCGCCGGTGGGATGGAACAGCTTCCTGGGCGGGTTCCTCTTCGGCGTCGCCATGTACGTGGCGGGCGGCTGCGCCTCGGGCACCCTCTACCGGGCCGGCATGGGTTACGGCCAGTTCTGGCTCACCCTGCTGGGCATGGGCGCAGGGTACTACGCCTTCCTGCGCCTGTTCCCCGGCGTGCTGCAGCCCTACTTCTTCCAGCCCTTGCAGATCACCGGCCCCGTCACCCTATACCGCATCCTTCCCTGGCCGCCCCTGCTGACCGCCCTGCTGGCGGTGGCCGTGCTGCTGGCGGCGGTGGCCGTGGTGGCCGGGCCGCGGTCCCTGGCCCGTAGCGCGGTCGAGGTGGCCGCGTTCTTCCGGCAGGGACCGGCGGTGTTGTTGCGGCTGCGGTCTTGGGACACCCGGGCCGTGGGCCTGCTGCTGGGCATCGTCTCGACCGTCCAGTTCAGCCTGTGGACCATCTGGGGCATCACCGGCCCCGAGACCCGGCTGGTGGCGGCGGCCTGGGGCGCCCTGGACGATCCGGCCCGGGTCGCGGCCAACCCGTACGTGGCCAACCTCTTCCGCGGCTATCCCGGGCTGGTGCTGGGGCCCGAAGAGGTCCTGATCCTGGGCATCATCGCCGGGGCGGCCCTGTCGGCGCGGCTCAACGGCACCTTCCGCTGGCGCAAGCCGCGGCTGCAGCGGCTGCCCAACGCGCTGGCGGGCGGGTTCCTGCTGGCCTTCGCCTCGCGCCTGACGCCGGGCTGCAACATCGGCAACATCCTCAGCGGCCTGCCCGCCCTGTCGCTGCACAGCCTGCTGGCCACGGCGGGCATCGCCACGGGCATCTACGCCGCCTGGAAGGTGGCCCACCTGCGGCAGGCGGCGGTGCTGCAGTCGTGCCAGGTAGAACCGGCAGCCGCCGGCCGGTCGTTGCCGGCCACCCCCGCACCGGCCTCGCGGTCGCTGGCGGCGGGACCCACCGGGAGCCGGTAA
- a CDS encoding sulfurtransferase TusA family protein: MALFKRSKPDLEKARQRLAALGQANVLDRVGTDAPVAVDREIDVTGEICPYPVDAALEALAGMAPGQVLAELTDHTISTHTVPAAVERSGLGEVLRIEEKEPGLYRILIRRK; this comes from the coding sequence ATGGCCCTGTTCAAGCGCTCCAAGCCCGATCTGGAGAAGGCGCGGCAGCGGCTGGCCGCCCTCGGTCAGGCCAACGTCCTCGATCGAGTGGGAACCGACGCGCCCGTGGCCGTGGACCGGGAGATCGACGTCACCGGGGAGATCTGCCCGTATCCCGTGGATGCGGCGCTGGAGGCCCTGGCGGGCATGGCCCCGGGCCAGGTGCTGGCCGAACTGACGGACCACACCATCTCGACCCATACCGTGCCCGCCGCCGTCGAGCGGTCGGGCCTGGGCGAGGTGCTGCGCATCGAGGAGAAGGAACCGGGGCTCTACCGCATCCTGATCCGGCGGAAGTGA
- a CDS encoding CBS domain-containing protein gives MPRTVWHAGRIARPAVYARPRDTVAAVLERLREAGYSRAPVWDGRQVTGSLTARTWQRLLAEGTDPARVTAAEVQEPPLPVVAPTAGLLEVLDGLERAPAVVVAAPGREPGLITYVDVVQEAAPYLWLRELEQLLRVLLDRGEDAGPPGGWLALLPPAHARRVEAYCHHDGGTDPLDYVDLYDLRQMVEAGWDRWFRQWLAPLERQAVLDLLDRLRRIRNDVAHMRELEPGQREALARAVRRLRDPLRRRLLDEPAPG, from the coding sequence ATGCCCCGCACCGTGTGGCATGCCGGGCGCATCGCTCGGCCGGCCGTCTACGCCCGCCCCCGGGACACCGTGGCCGCCGTTCTCGAGCGGTTGCGCGAGGCGGGCTACAGCCGCGCCCCCGTCTGGGACGGGCGGCAGGTCACCGGTTCCCTGACGGCCCGGACCTGGCAGCGCCTGCTGGCGGAGGGTACGGACCCCGCCCGGGTGACCGCCGCCGAGGTGCAGGAGCCGCCGCTGCCGGTGGTGGCGCCCACCGCCGGCCTGCTGGAGGTCCTGGACGGCCTGGAGCGGGCCCCGGCGGTGGTGGTAGCCGCGCCGGGCCGCGAACCCGGCCTGATCACCTACGTGGACGTGGTCCAGGAAGCGGCACCCTACCTCTGGCTCCGGGAACTGGAGCAACTCCTGCGCGTCCTGCTGGACCGGGGGGAGGATGCCGGCCCGCCCGGCGGCTGGCTCGCCCTGCTCCCTCCCGCCCACGCCCGCCGCGTGGAGGCGTACTGCCACCACGACGGCGGCACCGACCCGCTGGACTACGTGGACCTCTACGACCTGCGCCAGATGGTGGAGGCGGGGTGGGACCGCTGGTTCCGGCAGTGGCTGGCCCCGCTGGAGCGCCAGGCGGTCCTGGACCTGCTGGACCGGCTGCGCCGCATCCGCAACGACGTGGCCCACATGCGGGAACTGGAGCCCGGCCAGCGCGAGGCCCTGGCCCGGGCGGTCCGGCGGCTGCGGGACCCCTTGCGCCGCCGCCTGCTGGACGAGCCGGCCCCCGGTTAG
- a CDS encoding ketopantoate reductase family protein gives MRIAVIGAGGVGGYFGALLARAAQWAEPGTALHGARVGFLARGRHLRVMRRNGLQVESVHGRFSIKPVASDRGLRLAEELALPPGQGADLVLLTVKAYSLPGVLEEMEALVGGATAILPLMNGIDHLEVLKERFGGERVLGGLCHIQTSLVEPGKIRQTSARRDITFGELDGRVTPRVERIAAAFAAAGIPHRVSDRILADMWMKLIFISAMGGLTAAANRPLGAVLGDPDGRQVYERMVREAVAVARAAGVDLPPDAVDQVMATTLGMDPAMTSSMQRDLAARRPVEVDALCGAVVRYGQRYGVDTPCQQAVTAAIRLRAGGEG, from the coding sequence ATGCGCATCGCCGTGATCGGTGCCGGAGGGGTGGGCGGGTACTTCGGCGCCTTGCTGGCCCGGGCGGCCCAGTGGGCGGAGCCGGGCACCGCCCTGCACGGGGCCCGCGTGGGCTTCCTGGCCCGGGGGCGGCACCTCCGGGTCATGCGCCGCAACGGGCTGCAGGTGGAGAGCGTCCACGGCCGCTTCAGCATCAAGCCCGTGGCCAGCGACCGCGGGCTCCGCCTGGCGGAAGAACTCGCCCTCCCGCCGGGGCAGGGGGCGGACCTGGTCCTGCTGACGGTCAAGGCCTACAGCCTGCCCGGCGTGCTGGAGGAGATGGAGGCGCTGGTGGGGGGCGCCACGGCCATCCTGCCGCTGATGAACGGCATCGACCACCTGGAGGTGCTCAAGGAGCGGTTCGGGGGCGAGCGGGTGCTGGGGGGACTGTGCCACATCCAGACCAGCCTGGTCGAACCCGGCAAGATCCGCCAGACCAGCGCCCGCCGGGACATCACCTTCGGCGAGCTGGACGGCCGCGTGACGCCGCGGGTGGAGCGCATCGCCGCCGCCTTCGCCGCCGCCGGCATTCCGCACCGGGTGTCGGACCGCATCCTGGCCGACATGTGGATGAAGCTGATCTTCATCTCGGCCATGGGCGGCCTGACCGCCGCCGCCAACCGGCCCCTGGGCGCGGTCCTGGGCGACCCCGACGGCCGCCAGGTGTACGAGCGGATGGTGCGGGAAGCGGTGGCCGTCGCCCGGGCGGCGGGGGTCGACCTGCCGCCGGATGCCGTCGACCAGGTGATGGCCACGACCCTGGGAATGGACCCCGCCATGACGTCGTCCATGCAGCGGGATCTGGCCGCCCGCCGGCCGGTGGAGGTCGACGCCCTCTGTGGCGCCGTCGTCCGCTACGGGCAGCGGTACGGGGTCGACACCCCCTGCCAACAGGCTGTCACGGCCGCCATCCGCCTGCGGGCGGGGGGCGAGGGATAG
- a CDS encoding response regulator transcription factor: MAGERILVVDDEPGIREICRLYLERDGFSVREAASVAGARAALQRESPALVVLDLMLPDGNGLDLCRELVDQGVPVICLTARAEETDRVLGLELGADDYVTKPFSPRELVARVRAVLRRARGPRAAAPVVVRFGRCAVDLAARRLLVDDREVPLTPKEFDLLALLVTHPHRVFTRQQLLEQVWDFAYAGDTRTVDVHVQRLRRKIEPDPQRPRYLKTVWSVGYRFDPEGEAV, translated from the coding sequence TTGGCCGGGGAGCGCATCCTGGTGGTGGACGACGAGCCGGGCATCCGGGAGATCTGCCGGCTCTACCTGGAGCGGGACGGGTTTTCGGTACGGGAGGCGGCCAGCGTCGCGGGCGCCCGCGCCGCCCTGCAGCGGGAGTCGCCGGCGCTGGTGGTCCTCGACCTGATGCTGCCCGACGGTAACGGTCTGGACCTCTGCCGGGAGCTGGTCGACCAGGGCGTGCCGGTGATCTGCCTGACCGCCCGGGCGGAGGAGACGGACCGCGTCCTCGGCCTGGAGCTGGGTGCCGACGACTACGTCACCAAGCCCTTCAGTCCCCGGGAGCTGGTGGCGCGGGTGCGGGCGGTCCTGCGGCGGGCCCGGGGGCCGCGGGCAGCGGCGCCGGTGGTGGTGCGCTTCGGGCGGTGTGCCGTGGATCTGGCGGCCCGCCGGCTGCTGGTGGACGACCGCGAGGTGCCCCTGACACCCAAGGAGTTCGACCTCCTGGCTCTTCTGGTCACCCATCCCCACCGGGTGTTCACCCGCCAGCAGCTGCTGGAGCAGGTCTGGGACTTCGCCTACGCCGGCGACACCCGCACCGTCGACGTCCACGTCCAGCGGTTGCGCCGGAAGATCGAGCCCGACCCCCAGCGGCCGCGGTACCTCAAGACGGTCTGGAGCGTCGGGTACCGGTTCGACCCCGAGGGCGAGGCGGTGTGA
- a CDS encoding sulfite oxidase-like oxidoreductase → MGETNGRDRIPPGQVVTTKFPVLHAGEIPRYRDDLSDWDFRVFGEVERPVSLTWEAFRRLPTREVVVDIHCVTRWSKLGTRWRGVPAARVLEEAGVRPEARFVLVHADPDYTTNVPLDDLYRDDVLLAFEYEGEPLAPEHGYPVRLLVPHRYFWKSAKWVRGFEVLREDRPGYWEVRGYHNEADPWKEQRYSF, encoded by the coding sequence ATGGGCGAGACCAACGGGCGGGACCGGATTCCTCCCGGACAGGTGGTGACGACCAAGTTTCCCGTCCTCCACGCGGGCGAGATCCCCCGCTACCGGGACGATCTCAGCGACTGGGACTTCCGCGTCTTCGGCGAGGTGGAGCGGCCCGTCAGCCTGACCTGGGAGGCGTTCCGCCGGCTGCCCACACGGGAGGTGGTGGTGGACATCCACTGCGTCACGCGATGGAGCAAGCTGGGGACGCGGTGGCGCGGCGTCCCGGCAGCCCGGGTCCTGGAGGAGGCGGGCGTGCGGCCGGAGGCCCGGTTCGTCCTGGTCCACGCCGACCCCGACTACACCACCAACGTCCCGCTGGACGACCTCTACCGGGACGACGTGCTGCTGGCCTTCGAGTACGAAGGCGAGCCGCTGGCACCCGAACACGGTTATCCCGTGCGCCTGCTGGTGCCCCACCGCTACTTCTGGAAGAGCGCCAAGTGGGTGCGCGGTTTCGAGGTCTTACGCGAGGACCGGCCCGGATACTGGGAGGTCCGCGGCTACCATAACGAGGCCGACCCGTGGAAGGAACAGCGCTACAGCTTTTGA
- a CDS encoding ATP-binding protein gives MRLAWRMAAIYASILVVVALLLLVGAPAVAERAMVDALGPVLLRQARSVVALLDVQAFPGWPATYLADLAAVRLSRLYVDGEVLVVDPAGEIRWNSATLVGDLRGWQLAPEVIRGIRAPGYGVREVLANEPAVVAVAPIPTPGGHGTLGTVVVFRPLRELAGVRRQIGTWVALGAGVAVAVALAAGWAAGYRMVRRLAAIQEAAAALAAGNLSRRLEVSGRDEIAGLAAGFNHMAERIEALVEELRRSQTLRRSMLATISHELRTPVTVIRGLGEALRDGLVEAGPGAARHAGQIVAEAERLGRLIDDLFQLAQIETGQLDLRFGRFAAGPWLEERATALETLVRERGAHWAARIDPSLGGVWLEADPHRLAQVLGNLVDNAARHAGPGGHVTLTAAAVAGGVRVEVADDGPGIDPADLPRVFEPFYRGREAARSRGAGLGLSIVRALVEAHGGRVGVASAPGRGARFWFFLPRTAGPGTAGVAAAGPAE, from the coding sequence GTGCGGCTGGCGTGGCGGATGGCGGCCATCTATGCCTCGATCCTGGTGGTGGTGGCGCTGCTTCTGCTGGTGGGCGCACCGGCCGTGGCGGAGCGGGCCATGGTCGACGCCCTGGGACCGGTGCTGCTGCGGCAGGCCCGCAGCGTGGTGGCGCTGCTGGATGTCCAGGCCTTCCCGGGATGGCCGGCCACGTACCTGGCCGACCTGGCCGCCGTACGGCTCTCGCGCCTGTACGTGGACGGCGAGGTCCTGGTGGTGGACCCCGCCGGGGAGATCCGGTGGAATTCGGCGACCCTGGTCGGCGACCTGCGGGGCTGGCAGCTGGCGCCCGAGGTGATCCGCGGCATCCGGGCGCCGGGATACGGCGTGCGGGAGGTGCTGGCCAACGAGCCGGCGGTGGTGGCCGTGGCGCCCATCCCCACCCCGGGCGGCCATGGCACCCTGGGCACCGTGGTGGTCTTCCGGCCGCTGCGGGAGCTGGCCGGGGTGCGGCGGCAGATCGGGACCTGGGTCGCCCTGGGGGCGGGCGTGGCCGTGGCGGTGGCCCTGGCGGCGGGCTGGGCGGCGGGGTACCGCATGGTGCGGCGTCTGGCCGCCATCCAGGAAGCCGCGGCGGCGCTGGCGGCCGGCAACCTGTCGCGGCGCCTGGAGGTGTCCGGCCGCGACGAGATCGCCGGCCTGGCGGCCGGGTTCAACCACATGGCGGAGCGCATCGAGGCGCTGGTGGAGGAGCTGCGCCGCTCCCAGACCTTGCGGCGCTCCATGCTGGCCACCATCTCCCACGAACTGCGCACGCCGGTGACGGTGATCCGGGGGCTGGGCGAGGCCCTGCGCGACGGGCTGGTCGAAGCGGGCCCTGGCGCCGCCCGCCACGCCGGCCAGATCGTGGCCGAGGCCGAGCGCCTGGGACGCCTGATCGACGACCTGTTCCAGCTGGCGCAGATCGAGACCGGCCAGCTGGACCTGCGCTTCGGCCGCTTTGCCGCCGGTCCCTGGCTGGAGGAACGGGCCACGGCGCTGGAGACCCTGGTGCGGGAGCGGGGGGCCCACTGGGCGGCCAGGATCGACCCGTCCCTGGGCGGGGTGTGGCTGGAGGCCGACCCGCACCGGCTGGCGCAGGTGCTGGGCAACCTGGTGGACAACGCCGCCCGCCACGCCGGCCCCGGCGGCCACGTCACCCTGACGGCGGCGGCGGTCGCCGGCGGGGTCCGGGTGGAGGTGGCCGACGACGGTCCGGGCATCGACCCCGCCGACCTGCCGCGGGTGTTCGAACCCTTCTACCGCGGCCGCGAGGCCGCCCGCAGCCGCGGGGCGGGGCTCGGGCTCAGCATCGTCCGCGCCCTGGTCGAGGCCCATGGCGGTCGGGTGGGTGTGGCGTCGGCGCCGGGCCGGGGGGCGCGGTTCTGGTTCTTCCTGCCCCGGACGGCGGGGCCGGGCACGGCAGGGGTCGCGGCCGCCGGGCCGGCGGAGTGA
- a CDS encoding fumarylacetoacetate hydrolase family protein, whose product MRFVRFERAGHVALGLADVDERGRLRRVLDLAAAQARWGGPPVPQDMVAWIALGDEAVAAARQWWDRARAAGDDGAGAGAGGTGRDGSGAGGDGGTAGTGPRPLWHPADAVRLLAPIARPPKNVMAIGLNYRDHVFEISGRDVPEHPVVFTKAASAVTGPGDPIYTHPGVTAAVDYEGELAVVIGRRGRGIAPERAREYIFGYMILNDVTARDLQRRTSQWHLGKSLDTFCPTGPYLVHRDAVGWPVELDVRTWVNGELRQEANTRQLIFDIPTLLATLSAGITLEPGDVIATGTPSGVGMGFDPPRFLRPGDVVEVEIAGLGRLMNPVVDRLPA is encoded by the coding sequence TTGCGGTTCGTTCGGTTCGAGCGGGCGGGTCATGTCGCCCTGGGCCTCGCCGACGTGGACGAGCGCGGCCGGCTGCGGCGGGTGCTGGATCTGGCCGCCGCCCAGGCCCGATGGGGCGGGCCGCCGGTTCCTCAGGACATGGTCGCCTGGATCGCCCTGGGGGACGAGGCGGTGGCCGCCGCCAGGCAGTGGTGGGACCGGGCTCGGGCGGCCGGTGACGACGGCGCGGGCGCCGGGGCCGGCGGCACCGGCCGCGACGGATCTGGGGCGGGCGGCGATGGCGGCACGGCGGGTACCGGTCCGCGTCCCCTCTGGCACCCGGCCGACGCGGTGCGGCTGCTGGCGCCCATCGCCCGCCCGCCCAAGAATGTGATGGCCATCGGCCTGAACTACCGCGACCACGTCTTCGAGATCAGCGGCCGCGACGTGCCCGAGCATCCGGTGGTCTTCACCAAGGCCGCCTCGGCGGTCACGGGGCCGGGCGACCCCATCTATACCCACCCCGGGGTCACCGCCGCGGTGGACTACGAGGGCGAGCTGGCGGTGGTCATCGGACGGCGGGGCCGCGGCATCGCGCCGGAACGGGCCCGGGAGTACATCTTCGGCTACATGATCCTCAACGACGTGACGGCCCGGGACCTGCAGCGCCGCACCAGCCAGTGGCACCTGGGCAAGAGCCTGGACACCTTCTGCCCCACGGGGCCGTACCTGGTGCACCGGGACGCGGTGGGGTGGCCCGTGGAGCTGGACGTCCGCACCTGGGTCAACGGCGAGCTGCGGCAGGAGGCCAATACGCGCCAGCTCATCTTCGACATCCCGACCCTGCTGGCGACCCTGTCGGCGGGCATCACCCTGGAGCCGGGCGACGTCATCGCCACCGGCACCCCCAGCGGCGTGGGCATGGGTTTCGACCCGCCGCGGTTCCTCCGCCCGGGCGACGTGGTGGAGGTGGAGATCGCCGGTCTGGGCCGGTTGATGAATCCGGTGGTGGACCGGCTGCCGGCCTGA